The sequence below is a genomic window from Leptotrichia hongkongensis.
TAATTTTACAAAATAACAATTTTGAAAAAATAAAAAATAAAAATGAAAAATTAGCACTTCATAAACTATCCGAATTAAATGAAATCAACTTTGGAGAATGGCAAGGAATGAATTTCAAAGAGATTTTTATAAAATACCCGGAAGAAGCTCATAATTACTTTTACGATGTAAAAAATTATACTGCTAAAAATATAAAAGGAGAAGAACTAAAAGATGGATTAGAACGTTTTTTAAAAGGTTTAAAAAAAATCAGGTCTAACCATGAATACGGAAATATTTTAATTGTAACACACGGAACAGTCTTAGAACTATTTTTTAATTATATTCAAAACAAAAAAGCTAATGATTTAGACGAACGCAAGCTAATAGGTAACGGAGAATATAAAATTTTTACTTTAGAAAATGAAAAATACAAAACCCTTTAATTATACTCGAACCTATTTAAAATTGAACTGATAGAAATTATATAATTTATGGTTTGAGTAAAATAGTCATAATTTTTGAGTTCTATTTTAAACTAGTTTTACTATAAATTCACTATAGTTTACTTTTTATAGAAGAGCTGTATAATGAAAAATAGGCAAAAAAAAATTCCATAGAAGGAAATCAGAAGAGAAGCGGT
It includes:
- a CDS encoding histidine phosphatase family protein; this translates as MDNKLKLYIVRHGQTEWNVLEKFQGQLNSPLTPEGIKKIEKTASELKNIKFEAVYTSELGRTISTAKIILQNNNFEKIKNKNEKLALHKLSELNEINFGEWQGMNFKEIFIKYPEEAHNYFYDVKNYTAKNIKGEELKDGLERFLKGLKKIRSNHEYGNILIVTHGTVLELFFNYIQNKKANDLDERKLIGNGEYKIFTLENEKYKTL